One part of the Streptomyces nigra genome encodes these proteins:
- a CDS encoding DNA repair helicase XPB translates to MNGPLIVQSDKTLLLEVDHEQADACRRAIAAFAELERAPEHIHTYRVTPLGLWNARAAGHDAEQVVDALVTYSRYPVPHALLVDIAETMDRYGRLTLSKHPAHGLVLTTTDRPVLEEVLRSKRVAPLVGNRIDPDTVAVHPSERGQIKQTLLKLGWPAEDLAGYVDGEAHPIDLDEDGWALRPYQRQAVENFWHGGSGVVVLPCGAGKTLVGAGAMAEAKSTTLILVTNTVSARQWKHELVKRTSLTEEEIGEYSGTRKEIRPVTIATYQVLTTRRKGVYPHLELFDSRDWGLILYDEVHLLPAPVFKFTADLQARRRLGLTATLVREDGRESDVFSLIGPKRFDAPWKEIEAQGYIAPADCVEVRVNLTDSERLAYATAEQEEKYRFCATTDTKRKVTEALVRRFAGQQILVIGQYIDQLDELGEHLDAPVIKGETSNAQREKLFEAFRQGEINVLVVSKVANFSIDLPEATVAIQVSGTFGSRQEEAQRLGRVLRPKADGHQAHFYSVVARDTLDQDFAAHRQRFLAEQGYAYRIVDADEILAEGAGGTES, encoded by the coding sequence GTGAACGGACCATTGATCGTCCAGTCGGACAAGACCCTGCTCCTCGAAGTGGATCACGAGCAGGCCGACGCGTGCCGTCGGGCGATCGCGGCGTTCGCGGAGCTGGAGCGGGCGCCCGAGCACATCCACACCTACCGGGTGACGCCGCTCGGCCTGTGGAACGCGCGCGCCGCCGGGCACGACGCCGAGCAGGTCGTCGACGCGCTGGTGACGTACAGCCGCTATCCGGTGCCGCACGCGCTGCTGGTCGACATCGCCGAGACGATGGACCGGTACGGCCGGCTCACGCTGTCCAAGCACCCCGCGCACGGCCTCGTGCTGACCACCACCGACCGTCCGGTCCTGGAGGAGGTGCTGCGCTCCAAGCGTGTCGCGCCGCTGGTCGGCAACCGCATCGACCCGGACACGGTCGCCGTGCACCCCTCCGAGCGCGGGCAGATCAAGCAGACGCTGCTCAAGCTGGGCTGGCCCGCCGAGGACCTCGCCGGGTACGTGGACGGCGAGGCGCACCCGATCGACCTGGACGAGGACGGCTGGGCGCTGCGGCCGTACCAGCGGCAGGCCGTGGAGAACTTCTGGCACGGCGGCAGCGGTGTCGTCGTCCTGCCCTGCGGCGCCGGGAAGACCCTGGTCGGTGCCGGGGCCATGGCCGAGGCCAAGTCGACGACGCTGATCCTCGTCACGAACACCGTGTCCGCCCGGCAGTGGAAGCACGAGCTGGTGAAGCGGACCTCGCTGACCGAGGAGGAGATCGGCGAGTACAGCGGGACGCGCAAGGAGATCCGCCCGGTCACCATCGCCACGTACCAGGTGCTGACGACCCGGCGGAAGGGCGTCTACCCGCACCTGGAGCTGTTCGACTCCCGGGACTGGGGCCTGATCCTCTACGACGAGGTGCATCTGCTGCCCGCGCCGGTCTTCAAGTTCACCGCCGACCTCCAGGCGCGGCGGCGGCTCGGGCTGACGGCGACGCTGGTCCGCGAGGACGGCCGGGAGTCCGACGTGTTCTCCCTGATCGGCCCCAAGCGGTTCGACGCTCCGTGGAAGGAGATCGAGGCGCAGGGCTACATCGCGCCCGCGGACTGCGTGGAGGTCCGGGTGAACCTCACGGACTCCGAGCGGCTCGCGTACGCCACCGCCGAGCAGGAGGAGAAGTACCGCTTCTGCGCGACGACCGACACCAAGCGGAAGGTCACCGAGGCGCTGGTGCGCCGGTTCGCCGGGCAGCAGATCCTGGTGATCGGCCAGTACATCGACCAGCTCGACGAGCTGGGCGAGCACCTGGACGCGCCGGTGATCAAGGGCGAGACGTCCAACGCGCAGCGGGAGAAGCTGTTCGAGGCGTTCCGGCAGGGCGAGATCAACGTGCTGGTGGTGTCCAAGGTCGCGAACTTCTCCATCGACCTGCCGGAGGCGACGGTCGCCATCCAGGTGTCGGGGACGTTCGGCTCGCGTCAGGAGGAGGCGCAGCGGCTCGGCCGGGTGCTGCGGCCCAAGGCGGACGGGCACCAGGCCCACTTCTACTCCGTGGTCGCGCGGGACACGCTCGACCAGGACTTCGCCGCCCACCGCCAGCGCTTCCTGGCGGAGCAGGGCTACGCGTACCGGATCGTGGACGCCGACGAGATCCTCGCGGAAGGCGCCGGGGGCACCGAGAGCTGA
- a CDS encoding maleylpyruvate isomerase family mycothiol-dependent enzyme has protein sequence MTSADVHDVRDPELPGRLLTVERDTLVPLLRTRPDEDFARRTAACPGWSVRDVLAHSSAALTRVVDNRLGEGVFSPESNDRDIVERAGWSNARIVDELERAMTEAGPVIAKAGGALDGVGLGEWVHAGDVREALGEPGAYAGAGLPDALALLAWLTRERRHVPLQADLDDVDEPLRLGDPLAPRPPARYIGDATTLVRLYSGRPAAGASYELAGAEPAELNIFG, from the coding sequence ATGACATCTGCTGACGTGCACGACGTACGGGACCCGGAGCTGCCGGGGCGGCTGCTGACCGTCGAGCGGGACACGCTGGTCCCGCTGCTGCGGACGCGGCCCGACGAGGACTTCGCGCGCAGGACGGCCGCGTGTCCGGGGTGGTCGGTGCGGGATGTGCTGGCGCACAGTTCGGCCGCGCTGACCCGGGTGGTGGACAACCGGCTGGGGGAGGGCGTGTTCTCGCCCGAGTCCAACGACCGGGACATCGTCGAGCGGGCCGGGTGGAGCAACGCCCGGATCGTCGACGAGCTGGAGCGGGCGATGACCGAGGCGGGGCCGGTGATCGCCAAGGCGGGCGGGGCCCTGGACGGGGTCGGGCTCGGCGAGTGGGTGCACGCCGGTGACGTGCGCGAGGCGCTGGGCGAGCCGGGGGCGTACGCCGGGGCCGGGCTGCCCGACGCGCTGGCGCTGCTGGCGTGGCTCACGCGCGAGCGTCGGCATGTGCCGCTCCAGGCCGACCTGGACGACGTGGACGAGCCCCTGCGGCTGGGCGACCCGCTGGCTCCCCGGCCCCCGGCGCGCTACATCGGCGACGCCACCACCCTCGTACGGCTGTACTCCGGGCGTCCGGCGGCCGGGGCGTCGTACGAGCTGGCGGGCGCGGAGCCGGCGGAGCTGAACATCTTCGGGTGA
- a CDS encoding RidA family protein, with product MERTAVNPVTWSVALGFNQGEVVSGHTRTLYCSGQTAMDAEGKPQHEGDMAAQLALSLDNLEAVLGEAGMSLANLVRLNVCTTDVDRLLPHYGVLASRLGAAGVAPATTMLGVARLAVPGQLVELEGTAVA from the coding sequence GTGGAACGAACGGCAGTCAACCCGGTGACCTGGTCCGTGGCGTTGGGATTCAACCAGGGGGAGGTCGTCTCCGGGCACACCCGGACCCTGTACTGCTCCGGGCAGACCGCGATGGACGCGGAGGGGAAGCCGCAGCACGAGGGGGACATGGCCGCGCAGTTGGCGCTGAGCCTCGACAACCTGGAGGCCGTGCTCGGCGAGGCCGGCATGTCCCTCGCGAACCTCGTCCGGCTCAACGTCTGCACCACCGACGTCGACCGGCTCCTTCCGCACTACGGCGTACTGGCGTCGCGCCTGGGCGCCGCCGGGGTGGCACCGGCCACCACGATGCTCGGGGTGGCACGGCTGGCGGTCCCCGGTCAGCTGGTCGAGCTCGAGGGGACCGCCGTCGCGTAG
- a CDS encoding copper homeostasis protein CutC, whose product MSERAVLEVIALGVEDAVAAQAGGADRLELVTDMAADGLTPPVETFTGIRAAVDIDLRVMLRLAGGFAVGDVERVVRAARELRDAGADAFVLGFLDADGSVDLAAMERVVAELDGCRWTFHRAIDRAADRDALRKQLDGMPGLDTYLTAGAAGGVDDGLPTLLAEAARDGEPGYEQRVLVGGGLRLDHVPDLLAAGIDAFHIGGAARPTGWTGPVSAEAVSTWRTALDTPAKVF is encoded by the coding sequence ATGAGCGAGCGTGCAGTCCTGGAGGTGATCGCCCTCGGCGTCGAGGACGCGGTCGCCGCCCAGGCCGGGGGTGCGGACCGGCTCGAACTCGTCACCGACATGGCGGCGGACGGGCTCACCCCGCCGGTCGAGACGTTCACCGGGATCCGCGCCGCCGTCGACATCGATCTGCGCGTGATGCTGCGGCTGGCCGGCGGGTTCGCGGTGGGGGACGTCGAGCGGGTCGTCCGGGCGGCGCGCGAGCTGCGGGACGCCGGGGCGGACGCGTTCGTGCTCGGCTTCCTCGACGCGGACGGGTCGGTGGACCTCGCCGCCATGGAGCGGGTGGTGGCGGAGCTGGACGGGTGCCGGTGGACGTTCCACCGGGCGATCGACCGCGCCGCCGACCGGGACGCCCTGCGCAAACAGCTCGACGGGATGCCGGGCCTGGACACCTACCTCACGGCGGGGGCGGCGGGCGGCGTCGACGACGGCCTGCCCACGCTGCTCGCGGAGGCGGCACGGGACGGCGAGCCCGGCTACGAACAGCGCGTCCTGGTCGGCGGCGGCCTCCGCCTCGACCACGTCCCGGACCTCCTGGCGGCGGGCATCGACGCCTTCCACATCGGCGGCGCGGCCCGCCCGACCGGCTGGACGGGCCCGGTCTCCGCAGAGGCGGTCTCCACCTGGAGAACCGCCCTGGACACCCCGGCAAAGGTCTTTTAG
- a CDS encoding HelD family protein gives MSRPVDDSLDPLERERSHLASSRAALRAMREDVESLDIRDVSANWVNAEVLTRQIDDRIKALADLSDTPLFFGRLDYLHAPGAEEAEGAEGERFYIGRRHVHDAEGDPMVVDWRAPVSQPFYRASKKDPMDIALRRRFGYTGGDLTAYEDEHLSDPAEAARTSKLLQQEIERPRVGPMRDIVATIQPEQDEIVRSGLGGTVCVQGGPGTGKTAVGLHRVAYLLYAHRERLARTGTLVIGPNRSFLHYIEQVLPALGELTVRQATVDDLVAQVEVRGADDAAAAVIKGDARMAEVLRRAVYAHVTMPSEAVVVVRGSRRWRVPAYEVEEIVRELLDRGIRYGAAREALPQRIAHAVLVQMERSGEAPDDRVQDAVARNAAVKAAVKAIWPPVDPAKLVLRLLSDAEFLAEHADGVLDEAEQRPILWAKPARSVKSAKWSAADAVLIDEASDLVTRTPSLGHVVLDEAQDLSPMQYRAVGRRCTTGSATVLGDLAQGTTPWATRSWEEALTHLGKRDGVIEELTAGFRVPTDVITYASRLLPSIAPGLAPVASIRDNPGFFEIRTVEEAAEVASACEESLRHEGSVGLIAADARVPALAEALKAAGLEYLAPGEETTRRVPLTLVPASLAKGLEYDYVVLDEPGAVVEGEPDERTGLRRLYVALTRAVSGLTVTHTGALPAQLL, from the coding sequence TTGTCCAGGCCCGTCGACGACAGCCTCGACCCACTGGAGCGAGAGCGCTCCCATCTGGCGTCCTCACGCGCCGCGCTGCGCGCCATGCGCGAGGACGTCGAGTCCCTCGACATCCGCGACGTGAGCGCGAACTGGGTCAACGCCGAGGTGCTGACCCGGCAGATCGACGACCGCATCAAGGCGCTGGCCGACCTCAGCGACACCCCGCTGTTCTTCGGCCGGCTCGACTATCTGCACGCGCCGGGTGCCGAGGAGGCCGAGGGCGCGGAGGGGGAACGCTTCTACATCGGGCGGCGGCATGTGCACGACGCCGAGGGCGACCCGATGGTCGTCGACTGGCGTGCGCCGGTGTCTCAGCCGTTCTACCGGGCGTCCAAGAAGGACCCGATGGACATCGCGCTGCGCCGCCGCTTCGGCTACACCGGCGGCGATCTCACGGCGTACGAGGACGAGCACCTGTCCGACCCGGCGGAGGCGGCGCGCACCAGCAAGCTGCTCCAGCAGGAGATCGAACGGCCGCGTGTCGGCCCCATGCGGGACATCGTGGCGACGATCCAGCCCGAGCAGGACGAGATCGTACGGTCCGGGCTCGGCGGGACCGTGTGTGTGCAGGGCGGCCCGGGCACCGGGAAGACGGCCGTCGGCCTGCACCGGGTGGCGTATCTGCTGTACGCGCACCGGGAGCGGCTGGCCCGCACCGGCACGCTGGTGATCGGGCCGAACCGGTCCTTCCTGCACTACATCGAGCAGGTGCTGCCCGCGCTCGGCGAGCTGACGGTCCGCCAGGCCACGGTCGACGATCTCGTGGCCCAGGTCGAGGTGCGCGGCGCCGACGACGCGGCGGCCGCGGTGATCAAGGGTGACGCACGGATGGCCGAGGTGCTGCGGCGGGCGGTGTACGCGCACGTGACCATGCCGTCCGAGGCGGTGGTCGTGGTGCGCGGTTCACGGCGGTGGCGTGTCCCGGCGTACGAGGTCGAGGAGATCGTCCGCGAGTTGCTGGACCGCGGCATCCGGTACGGCGCCGCCCGCGAGGCGCTGCCGCAGCGGATCGCGCACGCGGTGCTGGTGCAGATGGAGCGGTCGGGCGAGGCGCCGGACGACCGGGTGCAGGACGCGGTGGCCCGCAACGCGGCGGTGAAGGCGGCCGTCAAGGCGATCTGGCCGCCGGTGGACCCGGCGAAGCTGGTGCTGCGGCTGCTGTCGGACGCGGAGTTCCTGGCGGAGCACGCGGACGGCGTCCTCGACGAGGCCGAGCAGCGGCCGATCCTGTGGGCGAAGCCGGCGCGGTCGGTGAAGTCGGCGAAGTGGTCGGCGGCGGACGCGGTGCTGATCGACGAGGCGAGCGACCTCGTGACGCGCACGCCGTCGCTGGGGCATGTGGTGCTGGACGAGGCGCAGGATCTGTCGCCGATGCAGTACCGGGCGGTGGGGCGGCGCTGCACGACCGGTTCGGCGACCGTGCTGGGCGACCTGGCGCAGGGGACCACTCCGTGGGCGACCCGCAGCTGGGAGGAGGCGCTGACGCACCTCGGCAAGCGGGACGGGGTGATCGAGGAGCTGACGGCCGGTTTCCGGGTGCCGACGGACGTCATCACGTACGCGTCGCGTCTGCTGCCGTCCATCGCGCCGGGGCTGGCGCCGGTGGCGTCGATCCGTGACAACCCCGGGTTCTTCGAGATCCGTACGGTCGAGGAGGCGGCGGAGGTCGCTTCCGCGTGCGAGGAGTCGCTGCGGCACGAGGGGTCGGTCGGGCTCATCGCCGCTGACGCGCGGGTGCCGGCGCTGGCGGAGGCGCTGAAGGCGGCGGGGCTGGAGTATCTGGCGCCGGGTGAGGAGACGACCCGGCGCGTCCCGCTGACACTGGTGCCGGCGTCGCTGGCGAAGGGGCTCGAGTACGACTACGTGGTCCTGGACGAACCGGGGGCCGTGGTGGAGGGGGAGCCGGATGAGCGGACGGGGTTGCGGCGGTTGTATGTGGCGCTGACTCGGGCGGTGTCGGGGTTGACCGTCACCCATACGGGGGCGTTGCCTGCGCAGTTGCTGTGA
- a CDS encoding HD domain-containing protein: MADLDDLRARWLRTLLAARGDDSCAIAPERYGKALLKRWSEPQRRYHTVDHLTAVLDHVDELAEYATDVEAVRLAAWFHDAVYLPDRSTNEERSARLAERALPEAGVPAERTAEVARLVRLTVTHDPAPGDLNGEVLCDADLAILAAPPSAYAAYTAAVREEYHFVPNDAFRAGRADVLRQLLDLPSLFRTPYGREKWEATARYNLSSELEMLSL; the protein is encoded by the coding sequence ATGGCCGACCTCGATGACCTCCGCGCCCGCTGGTTGCGCACCCTGCTCGCCGCACGCGGCGACGACTCCTGCGCCATCGCGCCCGAGCGGTACGGGAAGGCGCTCCTGAAGCGCTGGTCCGAGCCGCAGCGGCGCTATCACACCGTGGACCACCTGACGGCGGTGCTGGACCACGTCGACGAGCTGGCGGAGTACGCGACGGACGTCGAGGCCGTCCGGCTCGCCGCGTGGTTCCACGACGCCGTGTATCTGCCCGACCGGTCGACCAACGAGGAGCGGTCCGCCCGGCTCGCCGAGCGGGCGCTTCCCGAGGCCGGGGTGCCCGCCGAGCGGACCGCGGAGGTGGCCCGGCTGGTGCGGCTCACCGTCACGCACGATCCGGCGCCCGGCGACCTGAACGGCGAGGTGCTGTGCGACGCCGACCTCGCGATCCTCGCCGCGCCGCCCTCGGCGTACGCGGCCTACACGGCCGCCGTCCGCGAGGAGTACCACTTCGTCCCGAACGACGCCTTCCGCGCCGGCCGCGCCGACGTGCTGCGGCAACTCCTCGACCTGCCCAGCCTGTTCCGCACGCCGTACGGCCGGGAGAAGTGGGAGGCGACCGCCCGCTACAACCTCTCCTCGGAACTGGAAATGCTGTCGCTCTGA